GGGCTGGCACACagaccctggctcctcctctgGTCACTTATGTAGAGTCCTTGTCTTCATGTGGACAAAATCCCTCTGAGTTACTCAAGCTTTTCTGAATAAATTAAATGGGGATCAGCCCCTTGAGCTTTCCAGTTGCAGAACGGCAAAGCGAGTCAGAAACTTCCTCTCTGACATGTGTGTGGGTGAACTTatgctctttctttctccctctgtaCACCCCTAAAACTTAAGTACTTCATATTTATACAGGGCTGTGACTTAAAATGGGACCAAATTAGAAACAGACATTATCTTTGGGATCTGCATTTTGGAACAAAATATATTACCCATTAATCGGGAGCTCCATCTTAATCTCCAAGGAATACTTTTTTTCCAGGCGAAGTAATAAAGTCCCCCTCTCCTTAAGTGTTCAAGCTGTAAGAGGCTTTCAGACTGCGTAGTAAGAGCATTACATAAGTGCTTCATTAATATCACCACATGGCTTCCATTCCCCCGtggggcagtggcaggagggaggggacaTCCAACGACAAAGGCTGACAGCGCAGCCGGGGGAACGCGGAGCAGGACACTGTGGGTGGCTGTCTCCAGAGGGCTTTTTTTAGGGGGGGGGCAAGCACCAGCCAGGGATGTCCCTGGGCCACAGCCTCACCTCCCAGGTCTCGCAGCGTCCCCAGCAGGCGTCCGTGGTGACCCTGAGCCCGCGGCAGCCGCGCTTCCTGGCCAGGAAGGTGAATTCCCTCACGGCACAGCCCACGAACGTCCGCAGGTCCAGGGCCGAGGCCTTGGTggcggcagcgcggccgggcagcagcaggacaaggagaGCTCCCGGGATCAGCCAGGGGAGCTTCATGCTGAGGgcagaagggagaggagaggagggctgggggagccagcagagcccagcaggcaAGAAGTGCAACTGGATGGGCTCTGCTGAAGCGGGGGTAGCCCTTCCTCCCTTCAAACACAGGGTTACCCATCCTCGAtcagcctgggagaagagggGCAGGTGGAGGAATGAGGGGTCACTACTCCCAGAAGTGGAAAATCTCCATAAAAAGACCTGTCACAGAATGCGGCAGTGTGAAGTGAAGGCTttccctgcagagcagtgggagTTTGCCTGGAAGACATAAAGTCACCAGCCCATGCTTCAGCCCCACTGAAATCTCCATATTGCAGATTTGTTTTGCAGCATATGCCTTTCTACCACCCTGCTTGGGCTGTCTTGAGCTCACACAAAGCCAAGAGCTGCACAGTTGGGAGCCAAGCATCCCTGAATTTGTGCTATAACCTCAGCATCTCCCAGAAGTGTTACTGGAGTTGCCAGTGCCAGCACCCAGTACACTGGAGTGGTGCCAttcctctcccagggctgcagccagaggggctggatgtgccttcagcacagctcagacccagcccaggctgccaaGCCAGTGATCAGAGCTGGGCAGACGGGGGGACATAGCCCAGGTGACCAGAGGAACCCTGAACTCCTCACATCtgagcagcccagcacacacCAAGACCCTCCGATACCTGTTGACCTTCTGTCTCAGCAAAGAAAGGAAGCAACTTCTCTGGAAGAGCTCCTCcgtcaaaaaaaaaagagagctggGAAGTAGCTCTAAGCCACGAGGCCCATTTTACAATTCACATACTATCACTGCATTTAAATACATCTGTCTTAGAAACCCCAGATTTGACACTGAATTTTGAGAAAGCTACTGCATGGGGCACAGACAGGTGTGTGCTGTCCTCAGCTGGACAGATCAAAATTAAGAGAGCTGGGACTGCCACTGGCTGATGCTTGAGTCTCTAGGCTCAACTTAAACAAAATGATTTAAATTTGCTAAATCAGAGCTCTAGATCAGCACATGATGTTTGCAGCATATATGTCACCATGTATACACTAGAGTCTTACACGTGATTAAAGACAGTATGATTATATATAACCTTCAAGAGAgtaaaaaaatgctaaaattccttatttaaaaaaaaaatatatgtatagcAAAATAGACAAACTTCAGGACAAACCAAACATTTATCCTTTGCCACTTTAGCAAATCCTGCTGCTTTATTCATGAGCCAGAGCCATGACAGGGAGGAAACACAGACATGCACTCACCTAACTCGTTGGAGTCAGAATTCcttttgcagttttaaattGCAGATGGTGTTTCAGGATGTCagggtgagcagcaggagaccTGCACTGCAATCTCTGTCAGTTTTGTGACCAGTAGATCTCCCCAGCAGCCGCTGGGATGTCTAATTGCTCAAATTTATAGAAAGGGTCTTGTCAATCAAGGCAGATCCTTACTTGAATCACCCAAGGCATTGACTGTAAAGCAAGGCTCCCCTTTCCAGCAGTGATTAGCTTCAAGGGAATTATTGTTATTACAGGTTATTGTTTCATAATCTGATCAAAAAAGGAGTATCTTGGTGAGTGAAATTATGAGCATGCACTGGGGCGAAATGGATCTTCCTTTCCATAATGGATTATCAACACCTTTGTGAAGGAATTGGAAGCTGGCTCTGAAGTTATCATTATTCCTATAATTAACAGCCCTAAGTAAACATCCTCAAGGGAGACTTCTCAGATATTTGCACAAAAAATTGGCTGGATTTTTGTCAACTGCAGAAATCTTTTTTTGATTTCTCTGTACAAGCAAGGGCAAGGGATgaggggaggaggtgggagCTTGAAAGGAAAGTGTTCTTCTCTTGGTGAGCCAGGCAGCTGAAACACAGGTAAGCTCTACTgtgaaaggaaatttaaaaaccaTTGTCCTCTGCCTTCACTGTGCAAACCCAATTTTCAGCTGTCCACAGGACAGGGAACAGCTGAGGAGCTTGGTTCTGTGAAAAACCTGCTGGTCAGTGAGTTCATAAAAGATGAGTGGGAGAAAGAAGTGGAGCCATAAGCTCACACAGTGGCCTGGGGAAAGTCACCTCTCTTCCTTTCCACCATGGATGGACAGTGACTTCCCAGCTCCAGTACCCAGAACAATCCAGAAAAGACAGGGCAAGTGTCAGGGATTATGGACCCCTCAGGATGATGCTgtcagaggcagccacagcaatACAACCCAGCCATGAGAATAGAAAACCCAGGGGAAACCTTGATTCAAATAAAATCCATGCTACAATGTcttaaagggaaaaacaaaataagtaGAAATCAAAAAAAgagtagagaaaaaaaccacagcaaccAAGCAAAACAGCATCTGTTGCTGTCCAGAACAGGCATCTTATCAAATATGAAGCAGTGATTACTATGATCTTGTTAATTTACCTTACAAATATCCAATACAAACTTCTGATGGATTGCATTCAGGCTTTCTGTAGTATGAGATACGGAAAACAGCAAATTGCCATTGAGGAAAAGAGATACTGAGCCATTCAGGACCCAACAAGGTCCACCACAACGGTACTCTCCCCTTTTCAGGGTAAATAACCCATGGCTTGAGGTCCTTGTTTCACTGCCAGGGTCAGCAGCTCACATttggtgcagcagcagagctcacacTTGTTCTCAAAGCCCTGGGAACCCCAGAGCACTTGCTGGGTTTCATTATTCAGCTTGGAGCAGCCACACAATCTAGAATGTAAAAGGCTGGTTATTTACTCTCAAGGTCTACCTTTTCTGTCTAAATTAGGAGACGGTGATTGGAACAAGTGAAAGAGGGAAGGGATTgattgaaaaacagaaaagcagcaggcaTTTAGTGCTGTTGCCATATTGCCATCATGACATGGGCAACAGCTGCTTCAAATAATTAATTCACTTAACAGATgccaaaagaataaaaaaaagaagggacagaatttttaataaaaaaattgaaaagttaGGAGGGAGGGGTTGTTTAAAATCTGTCCCTGTATTCTCCCTCATTATTTTTCCCAGTCTCACTGGCAGTAAATGACTCCAGGTTCAAGTAAAAGGTGATCAGGTGAGATGTTGGAGGAGGAATGTTGAATGGAGGTGTTGTGAATGTCTCCATCAGATCACCAATGCCCCAGACACCTTTTTCCCCCATTGAAACCAAcggggaaaagcaggaaattcaAAGACAAATGAGATCACAAGAAATCAAAAGGATCAGCCCAAGTCCTGTCACTAATCTAAATTATCACTTTCCACTAAAATAACCCTAAAactaattttctgtaattttcacTGACCAAAAATAAAGctagaaaataaacttttaaagcTTATTCAAAAATATACAGTTTAAAAGTTCCTAACTTATGGGGAAAGCatgtaaaagtaaaaatactgaGCTTAAGTCCCCTTTATTTGATTCTGGAAATGTACCAGCAACAATCAGCCCAAGATTAGAGGCAGGTACAGGAAATACGTGCCAGATGGCAGATGAACCAGCTTTGACAGATCCCTCTTCTTCTATGGATTAAAAAACCAGGTGCTGGAGTTTTTGTGTAATGCAGTTTGGTTTCAGTGACTCCAGCTAAGATCCTGTTCTCTCATCTCCATTTGTACTGAACGGCCTCTTAGAgtgaaacaaaagagaaattgcaGACTCTCACTTTTTCTGTCTCTAGAAAATCCTGTCTGTTTGTGGGACAGACACCAATTCCTGAAGGATTTGCATTGTGTTGTGTGAAAAGCCTGGGTGCTGGCTTTTTCCCACGCAGAGTTTTTGCTGTCTTACTGTTCAGTGAGTTTATCTCATTTAAGTTAATCAATAAATACACCAGTAGGATTTCAAATTGGGTTGATCATGAGAAAGAAGCTGAGATGAGCTATTTAATGAGACAGACTAAGGGACATACCAATGCTGAGTGGCTGCACACAATAAGCACTGCACAGAGCCATGTAGGCTGTGGCAGGCCAAAAGAGCCTGGTGACCATTCAGGCAAGAAAAGTCAGTGACTGGGCAGGAGATATTTAATGCACTGTCACAGGAGGGGTCTGGAAAGGCGGGTGTTAGTTCAAAAGTAAGACAGAAGGAGAAATGGGTGAGGAATCCAGGTGGTGTGGGATGGCTGGCCAAGTTCACAGGAGGTAGCACCCAAGAGAGGTTAGGGTTCAGTTTAGAACAGAGTGAGTCATAAAACTATCAGGTAGGATACATAGCTATAAATGTTAGATGTAATTTAATGaactcacaagaaaaaaaaccagcactAGAATCACTTTTCCTTATACAAGTTAACATCAGACTTTATGTCAATAGGTTGTTTACTCTTTGCTGgtagttttgaaaaaaaagataaccTTTATGTcctgaaaacagcatttcagacAAGTGCATTAAGATTGTTTAATCCATCCCCACAGCTGTTGCCTGTTTGTCTTGGAGTGTGACTTTCTGTCATTTTCTACATTTGAAAGAATGCAAAGAGTTGGTTTGTAAAGGGAGGACAGACAAAGCAGGTTTAACCTTGAGAGGGCACGGCTGATCTGTAAATGAAAATCAAAGGCAGCAAGTAAAGCTCCTTGAAAGGCTGTGATAGAAACACTGCCAAGTACAAGCACAGGGAGCAAAATGCAGCCATCATGAAATGTGTTCCCAGGCAGAAATGAGATAAATGTGGCTCTCCCTGCTAACAATAGCACACCAGTCCCTGCTGAAGGTCTCGGGCACACAAAGCCACTTCTGCTTTAAAAGACTTTCTGCTCATTTTGCTTCCTGGGCTTAACACAACACGAGCTGGCACCAGCTGAATGAGCATTAAGGGGAGAAGAATGTAGTCAGGAAAGAGGATTTCTTGAGGCTGCTGTGGCAGTAAATCACACCACACTCAGTACTCGGGGGAATGAGCCCTCTTACAGAGGAGATAAACACTTCTTGCAGCTTGTGGGGGTACCTGTGTGAGGAATGGCAGAACAGCCCAGTGAGCACACCTGTAAAATCCAGCCCTGCAGATCTGAAATGCTGTGGAAAAGCTCTGTGCTGACTGCAGCAGAATCCCAGCTGTTTCAGCACAGACACTGCCTCAGCAGCACGGCTGTTATAAGGAATCTGTCAGACACgattcttctcttccttttccatcaGACTTGGAAAATGAAGTCCAAGGGTGAGGCTTAACAGTAACAAAAAACCCTAATCCACTGTTTGCTTGAGGCACATCTATCCTGGAGAGATAACACTCTTCTGCTAAAAAAGGCTTGTAGCTTTGATGGATTCAATCCAGAAGAGAACTAATGAAGGTCCTACAAACACTAGAAGAGCTGAAGCTTCTAAAATTTGGTAGTGCACATCTCTGACATACAGATATTGCACCCAAAACCTAAAGGTAATTCCAATAAAGATAAATCCATAGCAGAACTGCAGGTTCAGTTCAGAACCTGAATCATAACCTGATTTGATACTGTATGGACAAAAACCTGATTTGGTACTATAGGGACAAAAACTATAGTTTGAACACATTTactaaaattccttttttatatgtttatatacaGGGTACCTCAGAAAAG
This portion of the Vidua chalybeata isolate OUT-0048 chromosome 6, bVidCha1 merged haplotype, whole genome shotgun sequence genome encodes:
- the GPHB5 gene encoding glycoprotein hormone beta-5, with the translated sequence MKLPWLIPGALLVLLLPGRAAATKASALDLRTFVGCAVREFTFLARKRGCRGLRVTTDACWGRCETWERPILEPPYIESHHRICTYNETRMVTVKLPRCAPDVDPFYTYPVAIRCDCDICSTATTECETY